A region of Heteronotia binoei isolate CCM8104 ecotype False Entrance Well chromosome 2, APGP_CSIRO_Hbin_v1, whole genome shotgun sequence DNA encodes the following proteins:
- the TTPAL gene encoding alpha-tocopherol transfer protein-like, producing the protein MSGNGDSAITSPSEGSLSTVEVLPEQPKYVCTLSAELIAKAREELQEKPEWRLRDVQALRDMVCKDYPNLGTCLDDAFLLRFLRARKFDYDRALQLLVNYHCCRRSWPEVFTNLRPSAIRPVLESGFVTVLPHLDSEGRHVVCIRPDRWTPSNYPITENIRAIYLTLEKLIQSEETQVNGIVILADYKGVSLSKASHFGPFVAKKVIGILQDGFPIRIKAVNIINEPRIFKGIFAIIKPFLKEKIANRFFLHGSDMSSLHQNLPPSILPEEYGGTAGSLDISTWNDLLLASEGDFLYDVSQLAPSNDPSPDAPLMSAEVDEKQCDDSLRSLKTQLYYCY; encoded by the exons ATGTCCGGAAATGGTGATAGCGCAATTACAAGTCCCTCTGAGGGATCTCTGTCCACAGTTGAAGTTCTGCCTGAGCAGCCAAAGTATGTGTGTACACTGTCCGCTGAGCTTATTGCCAAGGCGCGTGAAGAGCTGCAGGAAAAACCGGAGTGGCGACTGCGAGATGTGCAGGCTCTCAGAGACATGGTGTGCAAAGATTATCCTAACCTTGGGACATGCCTAGATGATGCTTTCTTGCTTCGGTTCCTCAGAGCCAGGAAATTTGATTATGATCGAGCGCTTCAGCTTCTTGTGAACTACCACTGCTGTAGGCGCAGCTGGCCTGAAGTGTTTACTAACCTGAGACCGTCTGCTATAAGGCCTGTGTTAGAATCTGGGTTTGTCACTGTGCTTCCTCACTTGGACTCTGAAGGACGTCATGTGGTCTGCATTCGCCCAG ACAGATGGACACCAAGTAACTACCCAATTACTGAGAACATTCGTGCCATTTACTTAACTCTGGAAAAGCTCATTCAATCTGAAGAGACACAGGTGAATGGAATTGTGATCCTTGCAGACTACAAAGGAGTCAGTTTATCTAAGGCCTCCCATTTTGGTCCCTTCGTCGCCAAAAAGGTTATTGGAATTCTTCAG gatGGCTTTCCTATTAGAATAAAAGCTGTCAACATAATTAATGAACCTCGCATATTCAAGGGCATTTTTGCAATCATCAAGCCTTTTCTGAAAGAGAAAATAGCAAATAGG TTTTTTCTGCATGGGTCAGACATGAGCTCCCTCCATCAGAACCTTCCACCCAGCATCCTCCCTGAAGAATACGGGGGCACGGCGGGCAGCCTGGATATCTCCACCTGGAACGACCTGCTGCTAGCCTCAGAGGGTGACTTCCTGTATGATGTCTCTCAGCTGGCTCCCTCCAATGACCCTTCACCTGATGCCCCACTAATGAGCGCAGAGGTGGACGAGAAACAGTGTGATGACTCCTTGCGAAGTTTGAAAACGCAGCTCTATTACTGCTATTGA